Proteins from one Flavobacterium sp. N2038 genomic window:
- a CDS encoding DUF4843 domain-containing protein — MKKILILSFAFLFFLGFTSCNQEEIETYHNTDNIYFSPSVFAIPVNGMVIMTDSTGFSFALDKAAVVERIYKIPIRVQGKVSDVDRKIKVAIDSKSTAIEGTHFKLPDNIVMHAGKELDSLEVKVFRTADMKTNSFLLILNLEENESFTTNMKSKVINPLTNKTMSHISYKLTFDDKLSQPPGWFAGFLGVFTAKKFFLMCDLMHLEPSMFNQKLGSLGLTIPDIQYYQNYMKRYLADQKAAGNIIYEDDGKEMIFP, encoded by the coding sequence ATGAAAAAAATATTGATTTTAAGCTTTGCATTTTTATTCTTTTTAGGATTTACTTCATGCAATCAGGAAGAAATAGAAACCTATCACAATACAGATAACATTTATTTTTCGCCATCTGTTTTTGCAATTCCTGTAAATGGGATGGTAATTATGACAGATAGTACAGGATTTAGTTTTGCACTGGATAAAGCAGCAGTAGTAGAGCGTATTTACAAAATTCCCATTAGAGTACAAGGAAAGGTAAGTGATGTAGACAGAAAAATAAAAGTTGCAATCGATTCAAAAAGTACAGCCATAGAAGGAACTCATTTTAAGCTTCCGGATAATATTGTTATGCATGCCGGTAAAGAACTTGACTCACTTGAGGTGAAAGTGTTTAGAACTGCTGATATGAAAACGAATAGCTTTTTGCTAATCTTAAATTTAGAAGAAAACGAATCGTTTACTACTAATATGAAAAGCAAGGTAATCAACCCGCTTACCAACAAAACCATGAGTCATATTTCATACAAATTAACATTTGATGATAAGTTATCGCAGCCGCCAGGATGGTTTGCAGGCTTTTTAGGTGTTTTTACAGCAAAGAAATTTTTCTTAATGTGCGATTTAATGCATTTAGAACCAAGTATGTTTAATCAGAAGTTGGGATCATTGGGATTGACAATTCCCGATATTCAGTATTATCAAAACTATATGAAACGCTATCTGGCAGATCAAAAAGCAGCGGGAAATATTATTTATGAAGATGATGGAAAAGAAATGATCTTTCCTTAA